tgatgcaaactcaattgtgtgggattcatgactcaaaggtatataaaccttaaaaatttaagccaaaaacgatgtcatatgaaggagatatgatttttcaaagatgaaatctgaattctgccagcaaacaggtttcatgaagaaacgagtccaaattacgttccgaagcatctaaaccgatatctaagtttttatttcagtaatttagctcctctaagtcaaagattaaagatttcatgcaagactatttctttttttttaggaaaatagttattgaagtacttaaatgtaaacaatcttcttaatggaggactattttgtaaaatagagacctagggtttcctaggatataaaaagaaagagagaagagaagggggggcagccagccaagaagagaaaaacgcccccttcctctaagaaaccctaaattatgcattcttccttctttttgattagttgttcaacaaacatgcaaggctaaacactttttcttggttgcaaagaCACGGAAACCTTCAGGATTTCAAGAActtgtgagatttattttaccttttcttttcagtttatatgatgaatatagtttgttctcctatgcttatttttcctatgattgtttattttaattgctagagcggactctaagttattattgtagacaatctattgctaagtttgatatcaaaaccggagttgtggtatatgaacttgtgaagcaactgagtttaataattgtggcggatctacgttattaatcttagggagaacattcaatcaaatcaaacatagactgcggacagttatgttttcttgattaatcaacttatctagttcttaaggctgtcattaaattaaattactagtgcggacactgtggttgtttgatggttagggttagttatacggcggatccgttaactaaccaatgttaagaagagagaaatattcagaatataaattgatgtttcatttccatgatcagttctgatttctgtaggtggatgtgtgcttgtgatcaaggtttgttttcttgataattttctgattttattaaatttcgtttgatagttttctattttcttttgctttagcctagataacgttcaaccccccccaaattgcatatcatctagcataaaaatctgacttgaatcttcctgtgggatcgaccccttgcttactctatactatcttgtgtgttgtgtttgaagctagtgtaattaatttgtgaGACCGCAACATCGCAACAGATGCTTAAAAAATAGGTAGCAAACCTTGTAATGACAGGACAACATATATCATTTCCATTAGTAAAGTCTTTCCTCGTCAAAGCTAAAACCCATGCATGATTAATGGTTTCATCAATCATCAGAAAATATCTTGGATCAGAAATATTTTCTAACATCAAATTAATGCAATGGGCAGTACAAAGAGACCAAAAAAAAGTGCCATATCTTTGTTGTAAAGCCTTCCTAATAGCTTTGAATGCATACTCATTATCACTAATAAAttggacaatatttttttatcccacttCTTTGACAACTTCATCAAACATTTCAAACAATGTTCCTTTATCTTTTCGAAGACCTGGAGTGTCATCTGACTTCAAGAATATGGTACCTCTTGGAGAACAAGCAAGAAAATTCATAATTGGTACATTCCTCCTATTTGACCATCCATATGCCAAATGGAGAATCCATAAAGTTTCCAATCAACTTTGATTCCAAAAAGAGGTATTCATGGACATTATGAACTACACCTTTCAAAAGTGGTCCCCTTAAATCATGATATGATGGTCCTTTAAAACCAAGTCTCATTGATGTTATGACATCTATCATTGGTTGATAATAGTATGATTTAGCACCATTAAATGGTACATTAACATCATACCACCATTTTTCCATGACCTTCCTTGCATTATGTTCCTTCTCTTTAGAAGCCATTGCACTTTTAATGCTAGGTTGTGAACCTAGGGTAGTTCGTGGAACAAATAAAGTCATCTCTTTTCTATTTGCACTTGTGCCTTGCATTGTCAATCTTTTATTTGCTTGTGAACCAATATCACTTAAAGTATGATTTGCACTATCACCCTCTTTGACTTCATCATTGATAAgtgattgagaattttcaaTATCAATTCTAAGTCTCTTTCTCCATTGTAAAGTCCTCTATCAATTGCTTTATTTGCCATTTCACATCTGGAGGGACCTTTTTACAAGCTTCAGTtgatttcataataattttttgttaaaaaaatcaacattattgtttgataatttcatttgacccataaacaaaatcatgacacttttgacaatatattgattactattttggaaaattatataGCAAGGATAATATGGACCACTAGCTAACTTCCTTTCACAATTAGAATTTATGGTTGgatattataattctaaaaaaactttCCATGAAGAACAAAGATATTTTACACACATACATATAATAATTACATAGAAATTAAGACAACATAGCaacaagcatatatatatatatacattcaatttcatataataattatgtatccttccttataattaattatggttTGGTATATTCAGTTTCATATGATTCCTGGTTATGATCAAGTTGCTTGTATTGTTACCAGACTTAGCAACTATAActgcaattcacacaacaacccaACACAAGTATTTGGTGGTTGGTcacttatattttaataaataggtGTCTTACATTTCTTATTGCCTTTAATTGTTAGTTTGGGTTGTTGTATTAGAAACTAGGTTTAtgcctttttcattttcaatttgaacttagagagaggaaagagaTTGCACCTTAGAGAAAAGAGACAACAACCAATGGATAAAAGGGGAGGTTACACCTTAGAAAGAAAAGACAAGAGTCAGGGATGAAAGTTGGAAGGTGATGTTGAAGTATGAGCTTACAAGAGAGAAGAGGGAAGATTGGAGGTGGAGGTTTTGAAAGACAAGATGTTGATTGTAATTGTTTTAGTTGGGAATTTGAGACTGTGAGGAAGAGAAATTAGGGATTTGTTTTTagttcagagaaaaaaaagcttttatatctgggtggtttaattaatcaaattgaattgggtttaatttgattcaatgacttttcaatttttcaaaactttaagCCCAAAACGgaacatgtgaaatgaaactgaaacattccggCTGAAATTTGTTTGGAAAATCCAGAatgaacataaattttaaatgatgtgaaaattgttatgttttttgaacTGGTACGAAATGTTCTGGCTATTCTGGATGAAATAGAATGGAATTGATAGCCTTGGCTTGGGGTGACAGTAACACGCCCCAACATTTAGTTTAGACGTCATTTTGCTAAAAGGGGGGGTTTATTgctagaaaagaaattaaagatacaGGTCCTAATTTTCTattaagattaagaaaaaaaactaaaaggcatAACGTTTTCTTTATAGACACcttcacaaaacattgtggaccacaacagtgttttttttttctataaaaaaaaatcttttattttttttcatttcagtcctttatctttcttttattttattttatccttagatagtttgttatttcaaatttgaacttgaagtattattttatttgacttaCTATGAGATCCTCAAGGTGACAAAAATGCTCTCTAGTATTTGGTTCATACTTGATTTTACTAAATCAAAGGGACGAGTTATTGCATTAAAGATACAAGAGCCTAATTTAATTCctggaaggaagaagaagagtcaAACATAGAGattgaggagagagaaaatgagaagaaaagaagaatgagatgTCAAAGCTACTTTGGACTAAAATAACCGTCATATGTCGCTCGAGGAAGCCCCAACGAATATGATTCCAACAATACCAATAAAGGTCACCATTGAAGCTTAAAGGAAGTCGCACGCGCCTCATTAATACGATGAACTTCCTCACACACTAGTGTATGAGTCTTATGTgccatgtaatttttaaatttgttcttaATTATTTGATACCTCTTCAATTTAATTCTAGATTTCATTTAACCTGAGCCCAATAAAAACCCAATTAAGGAGAAAAATATGTgggtgagaaaaacaaaaaaaataaatgacccAACCATGTTAAATTATTATGGTTGTTCCCATGACATCATCGTGAATTTTAAGAGTTGACTGGAGTTGTTTCAATATGGTTGGATTTGAATCTCAAGTTATGCAAGAGGTGATGTAAAGgacaataacaaaacaaatgaattatACTAGCAAGTTATTCtgtttcaattcaatatttctagcgagttattttttttaaaaaaatattaaaacataattaaataaatatatcaaatagcAATCATGTTTCACACTTTTCAttgtctaaaataaaaagaaaataaataataataataataaataaataaataacaataaataaataacaacgcCGAtgctatataaatattttttgtcattttgcgCTGGAATTGACTCTGTGTCCGCGGGGCTAGTGATTGCTGAACAGCACTGTTGCTTTCCACGACCACCTACCCTAAGCCATCAATCATAAGCACACAACAATCCCAGaccttataattaaaaaaaaaaaaaaaaaaaaaaaaaaaaaaagaggaaagaggaAGATAATAGCTCGAGACCAATTAAGCGCTTAATATCTTAAGAAGAAGGATTGTCTTATTGAAtcataataatagtttttacgAGAGTTGCTTCCCAAACCcaattatcaaacaaacaaTGCTGGTCAAAAGAATCCTGATCGTGCATCCATCCTTTCAGTATACACTGACAAGCCACACCAATACAAgatcataaattataaatacacaCGCGTCCATAGGATTAATCCCCCAAGGGCATTTCTGTCACTCCAAAGAGAGATTAGGATATCGCGTGCCCCGCCTTTTCAAGGAAACAATGCAGCCATCCTTTGGACAGATAGTTGGATTGTAAACAATATCATCACAGCCGTCCGCTCTGTACCGCTTAAAATCAAGCAACGCACAGAACATGGCGATGAATAAAACCAAATGATTGAGGGCATACCTTTGACCCACACACTGGTGGGCTCCAGCTCCAAAAGTTAAGAAATTCTTTTTGAATAACTGATCCTCTTGCCTGTCCTCAGAGAAACGGTCCGGGTCAAACCGGTCCGGTTTAGTGAACCCTTGAAATGAACTGTCTAAAACCGACGGGAACACAATGGTCCCTTTAGGAATCGTGTACGACTCCGTCAAAGCAAACTCCTTCATAGCTACATGGGGGACTAACGTCGCAGGGGCGCGGTACCTCAGCACCTCACGCGCCACCGCCTGCGTGTACTTCATTTCCCTGAGCTGCTCCGTGTTTATTAAACCATCAGATTCTGGTGACCAGAAACTCGACACTTCCTTTCGAACCTTCAGCAGGACTTCCGGGTTCGAGTCGAGAAGCGCCACCGCCCAAAGGAGCGATGACGTTGAAGCATCCTGAGCAGCAAAGAGGAAGTCAAAGAGGTGGCCTCCGATCTCGGCTTCACTAGTGTGCGGTGGAACTGGCTCTCCAGCGGATTTGGCAGCGGAGATTTCTTTAAGCATTTCTTGCATCCAGAAATCTATCAAGCAAGATGGTTCATGGTTattgtccatttttttcttgctcttcATTACACATTCTGAGAGGGTTTCTGCTAACCTGTCAACAGCCAACCTGGCATTTCGAAATGCGAAACCTGGGAGATCAATAGGGAGTTTCATTAGTCCAACGTTGAACATATTGTAATCCAGCTTGAATCGCTCCCGCTCTTCTTCGCTCAAATACGGGCCGACAAAAACGGTCTGTGAAGTCTCGAGGTTCATGTCTCGAACTAACAAGCGGAGAGAGATGGACTTGTTTGGACTGTTTGAGGATAAGCTCTCCCATTTTTTCAAGTGCTTGAGAATGATTATCTGCTGGAGTGAGGTGTAGGTTGAAAGAGCACGAGGAGTGAAGTTGGGAGCGATTCGGCGGCGGAGATCCTTGTGTTCCTGACCGAACTTATAAATCAAATTATGCTCACCAAATAGCTTCTTCCCAAAAGGGTGGCCAACAAGCAAGAAAGCATCAGGCCTTATGTTTGAGAAAATGAGGTGGGAGAGATTAGTGTCGCGAATGTACAATATGAACCTCCCGATTATATAGTTAGCAGAGAATCCAGAACGAGAGCTATTGGCGGATTGGGTGTCCCAGAATGAAGTTGGATCTCTTACTAAAGAAATTGCGTTGCCAATAAATGGAAGCACAAAAACAGGACCCGGAGCTCCTCGTTTCTTTATCAAATAACTCACCTGCTCCACCAAAACGAGGAAAATAACGAAAGAAATTATGTATGGAACTAGAGTTGATAAGAAAGTTGCACAGGACAATAGCAAggttgtcattgttttttttcttttcaaagtttCTTAAGAGGGGGGGAAGGGAATTCGCTGCAGACGTTTATATAGAGGAAACTTTCTAGGTTAACAAATTTAAATGATTGGacaagattttaaaaatgattttatattaatatgtaATAAATAAGGCAAGGTGGTCGTTAAAAACAGGTCCCTTGATAGAACAAATTTTTTGAAGAAGCtgtgaattaaattaaaatgtggATAGTTAATGTGGTGAGGTAGTAGAGGCAGGCATTGCCCTTTTCCTCTGAAGGTCAGTCTGTTGGCAgtgataactccatatatatagTAGCCACAAAGGGAGCGAGAAAGAAAGGGAGAGGGAGGAGTGAAGTAGGGAAAGTGCCAAAGGAGAGAAGATAACAGGACGGCAAGAGAGGGTGGGTTTTCATAGAagctttttttaaagaagaagaagaagaacctgtAGAATGGCCAATTATTATACCAAAAGTACTGCCTTCAATTGCAATGGGACAACATAAGAGCACGGGGCAATCGGCCTACTTCAAAACTAGTGCCAAGTAAATGCAGCCAAAGATATTCTTGAAAATACAAGACTTCTTAGCTGGAGCCTTTCTTGAAGAGAAACCTACCATTGCAAATGGCAGGTGCTTCTCTTCAatatcaacatcaatatcagAGTTCATCATAAATTAGTCATTCTGATATTAGAAAATGAATTCCTAGGTGTTATAGTTTcaagaactaattaattagttagtattttttttatcaattttttcatattatttatttaggttGTGTTTAGTTAGTATTtctgggaaaaaaacaaagacaggatataataaaattaagagagTACTGATTGCGGTTAGATGGGTAAGCTGCAAAGTTTTCGTGACAGTAAAACCCACTGGACTTTGTAATTAATGAATATACGGAGCAAGAGAGTGGAAATAATCAGCATTACTCCATGATCCATCCATACGGAAGCAAATGGGTTGCAATTTCTGATGGAGTCTGGTCGTCTGCTTATTGCAAAGGTTGGCTACCAGTTGAGCTGtgaggaatttttattttttattttttttggatgagaGTGATATTCATGAATGCCCCAAAACTTATCTTAGAGCTTAAGGCAAGTGGAATTCATGCATGAACCATGTTGACTTGCTACCGTTACCATTAattaacagtaaaaaaaatctagaggaGATCATGGATTTTTCACTATACTACCCATCACATAGCACTTTTAATtggagtattttttttctaatgtatttttttttaattttaatttcatcttttaacattaagtttattgagaattgaattttataaacttttttaatttactttttataaaattattacagACACATGACCTACTTGGATCTTAAGTTTAATAGGTGAACTtgattgacttgagttttttttttctttttattttatcatttaatattgagttgattggtaattagactttataatttgtttttcatctgctttctatgaggttatcctcatctcatgactcaggtcacaggtttggcgggttaaccctgattgactcaagttgttttttatgtccaatttttaattgaattttttctcaatttcatctttgaacactatttgatttagaattggacttcataattattttgttttttttctattgggttatcctagtctcatgactagagtcacgagtttgacagattaacttgggttgattctggttattttctttgtccttttttttaactgattttttttttttcagttttaccTTTCAACATTTGTAATTtgtatttgctttctataaggttatcatgatTTCATGACTTGGTATGCGGTTTAACAGGTTAAACTAAGttaaccaaaattaatttaatatattgtcaTCTTAATGTGTATTAAACAaatctcatcttaaatatttattttgagtcaaactatatttttaccggTCATATGAGTTGTATTTAGATCCGCCAAGGCGACCAAGTCACATCGAATCAACTTTAGCAAcgtctagatatttttttacgttaaaaaCATTGATCTGATCGGCAGCATAGTGCGAGCAATAATCTAGTTTACTCTAAGACTATAGATATATACTAGTACGGTCTTGTGGATTTTTTGACATGGacatttttactttgttttataaaaaagatttgaattcaAGATTTTTCCTAAGAGAAGTAAAATGACTAATTAAGAAGAGCTAATTCTGGTTTGAAAAACTCACATGGAGTGAAAATATTATGTCACTCGAATAgtgtaatgataattttatcctttacacaaaaaatcttaaaactagCTATTGTAGGTATTAAAGTCTTTTCATAAGATGCAATAATCATTACCAAATTAATTTGGGGCAAACAagtcttttctcatttcaaaagTATAACAAAATGActgaaatactttaaaaagcaaacaTTTTAAACTTGATGTCAAAGGACATTTTGGTATTtgcacaattgtttttttattattatcacgCTAGAAGAGGAGCAATTTGATATATGaccaagtataaaaaataatacaaaaaccaaaagtatagtgaaatgattaaaatacctttaaaagcaaaaacaaaactaaaattggTGTCAATggactttttcatcttttcacaatagttgtttttgttattatcatgtcAACTTAGGTACAATTTGATATTtagctaaatataaaaaaaaattaaaaatgtttttttgggaTGTTTGGTACAACTTCTACTTAtgcttttatatgtttttcaaaagtCCATTtggcttgaaaatatattaaattgatatttttttagtgctttctgatggttttgatgtgatgacgtcagaaaattaaaaactattttgatacattttcaagcgaaaaactattttgaaaagcaCATTCCACCATAATCCTAAACACTCCCTTCCTGTTGGTGCGCTGTGTGTCGATTTTGGTGGAGCGGTTTATCACCAGTGagcctttcttcttttttcctcttcttttatcTCTACTTCCTAAAAAATTATAGCTTGGCCCTCTTTATTGGTACTTCAACTtcattccatgtttttttttttttgcctttttataaaagttttgtttgttatcaatttcatcattcaatcccaatttatcatctattatgtttttcaatttggtcctcattcttttgaatttttagggccttttattgaatttatttttcttttcaaatttacccttcaatcaaaaacttgtttggatttcttattttaattttgatttccattcttttaatttttttagttttttttgttaaattgatttttcttttcaatttcatcatttaatcaaagatataatttattttatatttcagttttgatcctcattattttaattgctatctttttattttgagtccttttgtataattgaaattgttttttcaatttcatcattgaacatttgattaattgagaattaggtttcatgGTTTTTCTACATTGAGTGTTTTTGGTctaatgactcgggtcacaAGTTAGGAAAGTTAACGCGGGTTgacattgactttttttttaaaatgggatttgcaattttcattgttttcttttcttttgggttcCCAATCTCATGATATGGATTGCGAGTTTAACAGGATAACTAGGGTTACAAGTTTGTCATGCTAACCCGAGCTAATTTTTCTACGTCTTATTTTTACCTAATTTCTTTATTCTGTATTTAATGGGATGGAAATTGAGCTACTTCGTTTATCCCTTTTTGAAAAAATGTTCTTTTGTTTTCCAAGTTAtcgtgatcattttttttatttggtccatCTACTATTGTtgtctactttttttttccacctaattaaaataaaaccaacttaccAAGTTTGGTCTTTAATCTGAGTCGtggatttttttccttctataaaATGCATTTACAACAcctaaacatcatttttttttaatgaaaaacatcaaGCATGAGGTGCATTGCGGTTCCATAGCTACAACTAATACTAGTTGTGCTAATATCCATAGGtactaaaaatattcttttgaatGGAAAAGTTCcattttcaaagtaaaatatGGTAGGTTCCTCCATTTATATCTTATCATGTCAAAAATCCTATACAACTTTATTAGGCTTTATCATAACTCGATTTTGATCCCCTGTTTcgattacattttaaaaaatttcaaaaaataaaaaatttcttgaaaaatatgtttttgattcaATTTTGCCAATTGTGgtcatttcataattttcaaaaccacTTGATGTGTTTACATGCTTAATGGGCTCTTTTTAAAGAGATGGACACATATCGATTAGATGTCTTTCTACCGAAAAAATCACATAAGCCTTTGTTATTTGAATCTTTCCTACAACTATTTGATGAACAAGAGAAGTTAAActcgtaatttatttttcaagggaGGAAATATTTACCTTATTAACATGCTTAGATGGAGGGTTAAGCCTAATGCCAAATTGTTGAGGATTGGCTATCATATTTGCAATCAAGTTTCTTATGGTTGTGAGAGTTTTATCTACCAAAGCTCCTCCACTAGAAGCATTAATACACTCTCATCAATAAGTAAAAGGCCTTTATAAAAATACTGGATAAGCAGCTGCTCACTAATATGATGATATGGGCTTGCATATAATTTCTGAATTATTCCTAGTATTCGTGCAAAGATTCTCTATTGTTCTTCCTTAACCATAAATTTCCTTTTAAATGTTAGTTGCTCTTGAAGCTGGGAAATATCTCTATAAAAACAACCTCTTCATCTTGTTCTATGTGGTAATGCTTCCAAAGGATATATAGCAGAGCCAATCTTTAGCTAAATccttcaaacaaaacaaaggcttttaatttaatttgttcttcAGTCACTTCTATAGGTTTCATACTTGTGCatgttgttatccatttttaaccccataaaaaaatcaagaaaagaaaaagaaaaaaatag
The DNA window shown above is from Populus trichocarpa isolate Nisqually-1 chromosome 4, P.trichocarpa_v4.1, whole genome shotgun sequence and carries:
- the LOC7472572 gene encoding cytochrome P450 710A1; the protein is MTTLLLSCATFLSTLVPYIISFVIFLVLVEQVSYLIKKRGAPGPVFVLPFIGNAISLVRDPTSFWDTQSANSSRSGFSANYIIGRFILYIRDTNLSHLIFSNIRPDAFLLVGHPFGKKLFGEHNLIYKFGQEHKDLRRRIAPNFTPRALSTYTSLQQIIILKHLKKWESLSSNSPNKSISLRLLVRDMNLETSQTVFVGPYLSEEERERFKLDYNMFNVGLMKLPIDLPGFAFRNARLAVDRLAETLSECVMKSKKKMDNNHEPSCLIDFWMQEMLKEISAAKSAGEPVPPHTSEAEIGGHLFDFLFAAQDASTSSLLWAVALLDSNPEVLLKVRKEVSSFWSPESDGLINTEQLREMKYTQAVAREVLRYRAPATLVPHVAMKEFALTESYTIPKGTIVFPSVLDSSFQGFTKPDRFDPDRFSEDRQEDQLFKKNFLTFGAGAHQCVGQRYALNHLVLFIAMFCALLDFKRYRADGCDDIVYNPTICPKDGCIVSLKRRGTRYPNLSLE